Proteins found in one Arvicola amphibius chromosome 18, mArvAmp1.2, whole genome shotgun sequence genomic segment:
- the Steap1 gene encoding metalloreductase STEAP1 — protein sequence MKPERNLEDDSYSSQDTGETSMLKRQAHLPHVVHVDAFDCPSELQRTQEFFPNWCLPIKIAAIVSSLTFLYTVLREIIHPLVTSREQYFYKIPILVINKVLPMVSITLLALVYLPGVIAAVVQLRNGTKYKKFPPWLDRWMLARKQFGLLSFFFTVLHALYSLSYPMRRSYRYKLLNWAYKQVQQNKEDAWIEHDVWRMEIYVSLGIVGLAILALLAVTSIPSVSDSLTWREFHYIQSKLGIVSLLLGTVHALIFAWNKWVDTNQFVWYTPPTFMIAVVLPAVVLIGKAVLSLPCLRRKITKIRCGWEDASKTNRTEMASRL from the exons ATGAAGCCTgagagaaatctggaagatgACAGTTACTCG TCCCAGGACACGGGAGAGACCAGCATGCTGAAAAGACAGGCGCACTTGCCGCACGTGGTCCACGTCGACGCCTTCGACTGCCCCTCTGAGCTTCAGCGCACGCAGGAATTCTTCCCAAACTGGTGCTTGCCAATTAAAATCGCTGCCATTGTATCATCTCTGACCTTCCTGTACACCGTTCTGAGGGAAATCATTCACCCTTTAGTAACGTCCCGTGAACAGTATTTTTATAAGATCCCAATCCTGGTCATCAACAAAGTCTTGCCAATGGTCTCCATCACACTCCTGGCCTTGGTCTATTTGCCGGGGGTGATAGCCGCTGTTGTGCAGCTTCGCAACGGAACCAAGTACAAGAAATTCCCCCCATGGCTAGATAGGTGGATGCTGGCAAGGAAGCAGTTCGGGCTCCTCAGCTTCTTCTTCACTGTGCTGCATGCGCTCTATAGCCTGTCTTACCCAATGAGGCGCTCCTACAGATACAAGCTGCTCAACTGGGCATACAAGCAG GTTCAGCAAAACAAAGAGGATGCCTGGATTGAGCATGATGTTTGGAGAATGGAGATTTACGTGTCCCTGGGGATTGTGGGGCTGGCCATCTTGGCTCTCCTGGCTGTGACATCTATTCCGTCTGTGAGTGACTCTTTAACGTGGAGAGAATTTCACTATATTCAG AGCAAACTAGGAATTGTCTCTCTTCTTCTGGGCACAGTGCACGCTCTGATCTTTGCCTGGAATAAATGGGTGGATACCAATCAGTTCGTATGGTACACGCCTCCGACTTTCATGATAGCTGTTGTCCTTCCGGCTGTGGTCCTGATAGGTAAAGCCGTGCTCTCCTTGCCCTGCTTGAGGAGGAAGATAACGAAGATCAGATGTGGTTGGGAAGATGCCAGCAAAACCAATAGGACGGAGATGGCCTCCAGGCTGTAG